In Hippopotamus amphibius kiboko isolate mHipAmp2 chromosome 6, mHipAmp2.hap2, whole genome shotgun sequence, the genomic window GCGGAGAGAGCTGGGCCTGCCCGGCAGCCCCGCCCTGGGCCTCCCGGGGCCTCGCGCccagctctctgctctctgctcccGGGAGGCGATCACTCGACACGTCCCGATGAGCCGATTTCGCAGAGGCGTGAACCGATCCATGAAGGGGGGGACTCGGGGCCACCCCGCCCCGACCCCCTCGCCAGCACCCTGGACCGTGCCAGACGCTCACGGGCCCCCCGACTTCCCGAGCCGGACGCTCCGGACCGGAGGGCATCTCCTCCAGATCCAGACCCGGTGCCGCCAGGCCAGCGGGCGTCTGGGGGCACAGGGCCTCCGGCCTCGGTGGGGGCGCGGCAGCTCAGGTTCCCCCGAGCGGGGTGAGGCGACCTGTGTGCCCCGGGTCCCTGGGGAAGGAGCCCACGCGTCACCCACCAGGGATCCCGCTCGGGGCCGCAGAACGGACTCCGGGGGCGACGCCCGGACGCCTCCCCGGGGGGACCCCCCGCTCAGCTGCCGcagcccctcccatccccctgGCTGCGAGGACCTGCCTCCCGGGGGCTGCCGCAGCTGCAGGCCTTTGATCTAAATCCCCCCTGGACGCAGCCACCACGTGCCGGTTTCGTGTTCCCGGCGGTCAGCCCCTGCGTCCTCCACGCCCTGCAGGGCGCCGCGGGCTCTTGAGTGATGACAGCACATGGGCCTCTGCGGGCCTTGCCGCGTCTGACCTCAGGGAgcgcctcctcccccctcccccctcccccgggcTGAGGCGGCACGGAGGTGGCCCCAGTTCACCAGCTGTCGTCCCCGCGCGGCCCCCCACCGGCCACGCACGTTCAAAGGCCTTCGTGTCCTCCCGTCTCCTGGGGCAGAGGAGGCCGCGAGCCGCGCGGGCGGGCAGGGCTCAGCCCTGTGCTTTCCCCAGGCGCCGCGCTCAGCGGAAGCCTGTCGCCGGGGAGACCAGGCGGGCACGCAGGGTGAAGGCCGGCCTTGAACACCCCCTGCAAAAGGGAGGCACCCGCTGCCCTGTCTTGGAGACAcagccccaccccggccccaggACGCAGCCCAGGGACGGTCCACCCGCTTCCTTCTCTGCGTCTCGTGGGAGAGCCGCCTTTGCCTCCCGGGGCTGCGGGCTGGGGGGGTCCTGGGGCAGCGCGGGGAGTGTCTGGGGGGCCATCACCGCCCGGCGCCCGTGTGCGCGGGGAGCCCGAGCCGCCACCCCAGGGCCACCCCCGCCCGCTGGGCCAGGCCCGTCCTCAGGCAGGACCCGCTGTCGCCAAAGGTTCCAGCAAGACCCCCGGGGTTCGGCTTCTGTCCGCGGCGGCCGAGGTTTAACGCGGGCAGTGACTCAAATCAGAAAGTCCACCTCACGCTAGGCCGAGCGGGTCCGGGCAGGAGCGGCAGGCGGGCTCCTGGTCTGGCCAGGACTGTGCGTTACTCCTCAGGAAGCGGGCCCCAGGAACCACACACGTGGAGGAAAGCCACCCACACGCGGGTCCACGTGGAGTGCGGTGTCGTGCCATCAACAGGACACAGAGTGTGAGGAAGTGACCTCAGCTTGTCCCGCGATGTGCCTCGTGGCAACTCCGTCGCGTTTAATCTGGAAGGCTGCAGAACAGCCCGCCGCCCTCACCGCAGCTCACCTGTTTCTCTGTTCacggatttttgttgttttcatttttctccttctacaaacaatgctgcaaagAAAGTTCTCACCCCTGAGTCGTGGAGAGAGATGAGAGGAGACGTGAGGGGGTGCGGGGCTGCGTCCAGACCCGGCCTGCCGTGAGCAGAAGGTCCCGCATCCCGGCAGGCCACCCGGCCCCGCACGCCTGACCTGGGACACGGAGGTCTGGGCCTGTCCTCGGGTTCTGGCCCTCTGCGGAGCCCTGCCGTTTCCCGGGTGAATCCTCTATCTCTGCTGCTTGTTCTGTGTGACACGCTGGACCCGGTGGCGGACGTGGACGGAGGCGCGAGCGCAGCACCAGGCGGCACCCGGGCGGGACCCGCAGAGGCGTTTGAAGACCTGGGCGTGGCTGGAGCCCGTGGGACCGCGTCCGGGAAGGTCTGATGCCAGCGGGGAGGGGGCGCCCGCGTCTCAGGGTCTCGGGGAGGCCCCGGACACCTGGCGTCCCAGCGTCCACCCGGCAAGGCGAGCCGAGGTCACGGACAGCGGGGAAGCCGCAGGGCCCGCTCGGGGCCCCACCCACCCTTTGGTCCCGTCCGTCTAAGGAAGAGAAGATTAACGGTCGCTTTTTACCTGCGTTCATCTtccaaaattttttaagaacttggtTCACTGGCATCCGCCAAGAATAAccaattgtgtatttttttcttaaagagtttTAAGAACTCCTTTGATATTGCTTACTCAGAAAGGCTCTTCtaacatatttatgtttataattattatttgcaTTGACTGTGTTACTGTATTTACATGCTCTGTAAATGTTGACTTGTTCATCATGTCGCATGACAGCCATCGGAGGCACCGCCCGCGTGGCCGGTGTTACCGCGGACTCACAGGTCCAGCACATTCAGTGTTTCACGCGCCGCAGTCACTGTCCCGCCGATGTCAGCCTTCCCACGGTGAGATTGTCCTTTACGTGTTCAGGCGTCTGGAATCTGCTTTGTTTGGGGAAAGGAGGGGTCCACCCACCCTCCACCAGGCTCCGcggaaaaaggagaggagaggtctGTGCAGCGAGGGGGCCCAGGAGACGCTGCGTCTGGGGCCGTGTCGCCGAGCCCGCACTTGGACAGGGCAGCTCTGGGGCCGGCAGGGAACCAGCTGCTGCCCAGCAGGCGAGAGGGGCGGGTCTCGGCCCGCCGTCGCTCCCGCGAACCACGGTCCTGGAGCCGCGGTCCAGACGCCCGCCTGCCCCTCCGGTGCTGCAGTGAACGCACGGAGAACACAGATCATTTGCCACCGGAAAGCGGGTCAGCCGTTGCTTTGTGGGTAAGAGAAAACCGGAGTTCAGGGTTGACGGACAGCAGGCCTGGCAGGGGCTCTGCACCCGTGCTGCCCCTTCCCAGAGAGAGGCCACGTCCCCCTCGGGCCTCTCCCTCGTCCGAGGCCACAGATGAGGCCTGCGGACCCGGCCCCAGCGGTTCGCGGCCGGCTCAGGGACGGCTCCTGTGCCGTCTTAAATGCGAGGTTGCgcactgcttttcttttcagtAGTTTTTCCGAACTATGCAGCTGTAGTCAAATGGACCCAGGAAATACTATGTAGTAAGACTCTCCACTGATTCTCTGCAAATTTAAATTCCCGTTGCTCGCCAAAGTACTTGATAGCTCTCAAGAAGCATTTGTAATGTCGTAATTAATTAATCCTTTAATAGCAGTAGGATGAATTAAGCAAGAGTTGGAAAGGGAAGCTACTTTATATCTTCGACTGTAAGTACTTCCTGCCCAATTTTTGAATAGTTTTTCCCTACTCTGTCCTCGACCTGAATGAGCACGGAAAGCAGGGTGGATCAGACATTCCATTCACTCACTACGATCTCTGCTGAGTTCCCACTTTTCTGAGGGCACGTTTGATGGGAATCTGGGCACCAGGGCCTCCTGGGGTGTGTGGAGGGCCCCTGCCGTTCGGGTGGGGTTGAAGTTTCCCCGAAGGGGCCTCCTTGCTGAGGACGTTGGGATCTGCCCCCCAAGACGCCAAGCACATCCCCTAAAAGCCCCAGACCAGGCTGGAGCCTTTGATTGGCAGCTGGGAGCGCAGGACACCACGGGGCTCCCCTTGTCTGGCCACTGTCCTGCCATTTGGCTCACGAAACAGCGGGCGTCTCTGTGGGAACCACGCCTGGTCTCCTGCAGCCCGGGGGTCAAGTCCAGACGCGGGGCCCCCGCGGCCTCCTGCTCGCCTGCCCCCCGGCCAGGCacagccccccgcccctcccgccctgCCCGTCCTTCTGCCCAGCGCCCGCTCGGACACGCAGACCTGCCCGCgtccagcctctctccccgcaACCTCCATCCCCCATCAGGGCCTGTCACGCAGCGTGAGACTGCAAACGTCCCTCCcgtgagaggaagagggaggaggccaTCGGAGGGCCGTCGGCCGCGCGCGGGCCCACCCCTCAGACCCACCTGCTGCCGGGGGAGCTCACCTCCTGCGGGACCTCGCGCTTCACTCGCCCATCGGCTCCCAGGCAGCCCGTGTGCAGGCCGGGGCCCGCCTGGCCCAGCGCCGCCGCCCTTGAAGGACACACTGTGCCCCGCGGAGTGGGCGGGGAGAGGAGGGCGCTGGCTCGCGGTGAGGGGTCAGGAAGCAGGGGCATCTAACCCCTCCCCGGACCTCAGAGGGCTCTGTGCATGTGGGCGCTGCTCCCTTCGCGAGCCCTGGCCCCTGCTGCGCAGGTGGAGAAACCGAGGCACAGCGTGTGCGCACGGGCCGGCCGCCAGGCCTGGCTGCCGGGGTCCTGCGGCTGCCCTCCTGGAGGACACGCCGGGGCGCCGCCTCCTCGCAGAAGGGCCCGTTCGCCCCCACGGGGGCCTCTCGCCTTTGTCACCAAAACGTCTGCGAGCAGAGGGCCGACACCCACCCCCCTGGGAGGAGCTGTCTCTCTCCAATCCCACGACTTTCCTCTACCCCGGACTGGctttttccagaaagaaacagGTAGAGACGTGAACGTTCGCGTTGACTGTAAAATTCCAAGCTGGCTCCTCGAGGTGCAGAGAGCGGAGGGTGTGGCTGCCTTGGCCTCGGCCAGGAGGTGAGTGCACCAGGCCTGCTCCGCGGGCCGAGGTGGGGTTTCTGCCCAGGCCGGACCCACGGGGCCTGGCCGGGCTCTGGGCACGGAGGGGCCTGgtaggaggccaggaggccattTGCCACCCCCAGGGGCGAGCCCACCCTGCCCCGGGCCAGGGGACCTGCGCTTGCCCATGGGGAGATGTAGAGGCAGTGCAGGTGCAGGAGCCCATGGGCTTCCCCGGCGTCCAGCCCTGGCCAGTGGGAAGGTCCAGTTCCACTCGAGGAGGCCCAAGGCCCCTCTGACCTCTCGGGGGAGGGGCCTTGGCTTCCCTGGTGCAGCCCAGCTGTTCTCCTTCATCTCAGACTTCCTCTCCGCCTGTCCAGGCGGGCCCCGAGGGGCCAGTGCAGAGCAGACAGTGCCTGCGGCTCAGGTCCACGGAGAGGCCCCGACATCCTAGGAAAGGGGCTGCCTTCACCCTGCAGGTGGTGGACCCGCCACCCAGAGAGGGGGTGCAAACACGTGAGCTGGAAGCCGGGGTTCACTGCCACccgggctgtgtgtgtgtgtctgcgtgtgtgtgcctgcatgcgtgtctgcctgtgtgtgcatgtgcgcgtGTCTGTGGACACATTCCCAGGGCCCCCCCACAGGTGCACATGCGTGTGCGCAGGTGTAAGTCCAGGGGCCGCGGCCATGTTCGCACCCTCACCCCGAGAGCTAGAAGCAGCGAGTCTACACCGTCTCCACCCTCCTGGCCCCGGGGAGTGTCTGCTGCTGCAGCTCCGCAGGAGGGAAGGTTTGGGCTGATCCAGGGCGTGAAGGACAGAGGCGCCCAAGTACCAGCTGAGCTTTCAACACCGTCAGGGACCAGCGTCTGTGCTGCGAACACGGGCTCCGTGGACACAGCCTGGAGGACCGACCGCAGTCAGGCGTGTAGATGGGCAAACTGCTACATCTTCAGGTGCCAGATATTCCCACCCTCTGTTCCAAGCACGCCCTGGGGTTGGGATCCCCGTCCTAGAGAAGGACTGGGCGCCTGCTGGGGAAGGGCCCGCAGAACATTGCAAACTCACAGCACAACCAGCAGTCACACGGACAACACCCACCCCGCCTACATGGTCACACGGACAACACCCACCCCGTCGACACGGTCACACGGACAGCACCCACCCCGTCGACACGGTCACACGGACAGCACCCACCCCGCCGACACGGTCACACGGACAGCACCCACCCCGTCGACGTGGTCACATGGACAGCACCCATCCCGTCTACGTGGTCACATGGACAACACCCCACCCCGTCTACACAGTCACCCGGGACACACCTGGTCTACAGACCCCTGCAGCCAGCCTACCAGTCTCTGGCAGAGGCCCTGTGGGGTGTTTGCTGGACGGGCAGTCAGGGCACACTTGGGGCGGACCGGTGTGCTCGTGGCCGGAGACGACCGGCTCCCCTGGGTGGGTGTGGACGCGGGGCCTTGCCGGCTGCCTGGGCAGAGACTTGAGCTTGCGCTCCTCCGTCGGGCTTGTTCAGGGGACAGCGGGGCCGGGGTCCTCCCTGACCCCCCATTCTTGTGTGACTGCCAGCTTCCTGGGCTCCCTCTGCCTTCGGGAACACgcgtccaccccacccccatcctcagaCCCCGGCCCGTCCACCCACGTGCTGGCCTGCAGAGCCTGaggcagcccccacctgccaaCCGGGACGGACACATCTGCGCCCTCAGGGTCCCCTACCTCCAGGACAGGGTCCAGTGGAGGCTCCTTGCAGTCGACCAGGAGAAGGTACCAAACCTTAATCGACCTCAGCAGTCATGCGTGTTTCAtgtctatttcttcctcaaaGTGTATTCTCTTACTATTGTGTCATAATTTAAAACGTGTATTTCTTCCCAGAAGGCAAAGACACCCAGattcatctctttttcttcttaaaatatccTTTTCTTCGAAGACATAAACCAAGGTGCAGGTGGGGACAGCCCTCCTGGTGGTCTCCATGCTGGCAGCCGGCTGACCTCCTGCAggctggcctgggcacacgcggTCTGGCTCTGTCTTCAACGTAAAGCAAGTTCTGTGACAGGACAGTGAGTGGCACGGCCAGAGCCTGCTGTTCAGGGCCACAGGCTGTGGGAACGCGGCCGGGGGGCTGGTGGAACGCGGGCACAGCACCGCCTGCCTGGACAGGACCCCGGGCCTCGCACTCGGCCTGGGTGCGCGTGTGCCAGAGCGCACGACGCCGGACTTTGCTGCATGGAGGGGCTGTGAGGAGGGCGTGGGGTGGCGTGTCTGCTGGTGGACGCGGCCCCGTGGGGACGGGCCCCGCAGGGATGGCGACAGGCCGCTGAGAACAGCCAGGGCCTGCGGCGGGGCCGCTGGGCTCTCTGTGCGCTGGGGAAGCCCTACGCACTTAGCAGCTGGTGAGGCAAAGGGGTTTCCTCTCCCGGGGCTGCTCTGGGGCTGGAGCGGGCGCGCAGCTCCCTGCACGAGGCCTGGCGTTGAGTGGACGCTGCGTTAGCCTCACTGTGAACTTACTGTCTTACCCGTTTTCTGGCCCTCACTGTGCTGGTACTACGTCCTCCTCGCATCAGATGACAAAAAGTTAAAACAGATTACAGCTACAGcggattaaaataaattatgaccCCGTCAAAGGCAAATGACGGAGCAGAAGGACGCCGTGTTGGGCGGGAACGGCGGACCACCCCGGACGGAAGGGCCGGGGACGCTCTTCCTGGCCGGCGCGGCAGCTCACAGGCGGCGTGGGGAGCCGCCCCGGGCCGCCCGATCGGTGCCCGTCCAGCGGACGTGGCCCGGTGTCATGGCCCTTGAGCACAGCCTCTGGCTCCACGGGGTTGCAAGCTCTCACCCACCGGACGGTCCCTCACGGCCGTTCCCCCGCAGACGCTGCTGCTCAAGGGGCCGGCTTCTCCCCGGCTTCTCCAGGGCAGGTGGCGGCCCGTGCGCGGGGACCGGAAGGAAGGCCGAGGCCGAGGGGCCCTGGGGGAGGCGCGGGCCCCAGGGTGGCGGGTCGTCCTGTGAGATCTGAGCTCGCTCCTGGGCTGCGTGCGGCCTCGCTAAGTTACTTCTCTTCACTTTGTTCCCCAGGAAGACAACGGCTCCAGGAAGGAGAAGGGGCGAGGACAGGAGGGCACGGGGACTGGGCACACAGCTTGAAGGAGGCTGTGTCCCTGTGGCTCGGTCCTTGTGGGGAGGGGCGGCCGCCAGGCCCTCCCTGGCAGTTCAATGGCGAGAGGTCCCCTGCACAGCGGGAGCCGCTCCTGGGCAGCTGTTGTTTAATCGTTTCAAAACGTGTCACCGAGAGTCAAAGACGTGGGCTGGGCGCCCCAGTCCCCTCCCGAGGGTCTGGGCATCGCGACTCAGAGGAGGGTCCCGCAGACCCTGCGTCAGGGGAGGGCCGCCACCTCCAGGCCTGCCTCAGGCAACAGTTCCTGGGAAAACCACAGGCTGTGGAACTAGACGGCTCTGTTTAGCTAACACCCTTCTCATTCGCGAAACCCCGACTTGTTAAGGGCCTGGGATGCCCTGGGAACGGAGACGGTGTCCTGGCTCTGGGGGAAGAAGAGGCTCCTGGGGTGGCTTGGGTCCCGCCTGTCAGGCCAGTGATGCACAGACGCACGGGCGTGAGACGTGAACTCCGGGTGCGCCCTTCCTGAGACCCGGCTGggcgctggggggaggggagagcagggcgGTGGCCAGCCCACCTTGTAGGCCTGCGAGGCGACAGGGCCCACCAGCCTGGGGGTGACGGGATGAAGGGGGACACAGAGTGGTGGCTCCGCGCCCCCCCCCGGCCTCCACAGCGGGCGAGGGCACCCCCGGGAGGACCGGGCAGAGGGTCCgagaccccagccccaggccctgtcCCCGGCTCCGCGCCTCCCCCGAGGAGCTGCGTGTGTGACACAGGCTGAGCGGGGCCGCCGGCTCGCTGTCCCCTGGGGCGGTCTGCTCCGGAGGCCACGGCCGAGGGCCCCCGACCCCCAGCCTGTGGCCTTGGCTTCTGGGGACACACGCGCCCCGGGCCGTGTGCTCACGCCGGGCTCGCTCTGAAATGAGCGgtttcccacccctcccaccgccgccccctcccccggccccgcgTCCCGGAGAGGCCCGGCCGCGCCCACGGCGGGTGCTGGGGCCTCGCGTGGGAGAGCGCAGGTCCCAGCCCCACGCCTGCCGGGCGCGGCGCCCACGCGCCCTCGGCTCCGCGGACACAGagcccctcccgccccgccccgggcgcGTGCTCCGGCCCGGCCTGGGCCGCGCCCACCACCAGGCTCCGGCTCGGGGACCGCCTTGGGCTGCCGCTCGGCGTCCCCGGACCCCTGGAGCTCCGCGTGGGGCCCCGTGGCTGGGAGCCTTCCCGGGCCTGCAGCGCGGACGCTCCCGGGCCCTCCAGCCTCCGGCGTGCGCCCCCCGGCGCCCCCCGTGCGCTGGCCAGGAGCCCACGCGGCCGTGCCTGCCGGGACCCAGGTGCAGCCTCCCCCCAGCAGGTCCCCTTCCTGGGGACAGACACCAAACGCGCTCCCAGGAGCGGAGCGTCCTCCCCGGGACGAGACGCGGGGGCAGCGGCTTGGGGTCCCTGCCCCGTCCCGGTGCCTCTTCTCCCTCTTACCGCGTACGTGTGTCAGGGACACAGAGGACACCTGTGTGCCCACCGGCAGAGCCCGGGGTCCCGCGCTGCCAGCGAGGCGCGTCCGTCTGAGCCCCCGCTTCCTTCCGCCCGGGGCCCCTCACACGCACACGCGCGCCGGCCTCCGCCGCCTGCTCTGCTCGGCCTCCGCCGTCGCAGGAGGAGGCCCCGCTCTGCGGTCTCCTGAGACCCGCTCTTTAGTCCTTGTGTTGGTGTCACACACGCCTGTCCCGTGG contains:
- the LOC130856069 gene encoding uncharacterized protein LOC130856069 isoform X2, whose product is MRVRRCKSRGRGHVRTLTPRARSSESTPSPPSWPRGVSAAAAPQEGRFGLIQGVKDRGAQVPAELSTPSGTSVCAANTGSVDTAWRTDRSQACRWANCYIFSFLGSLCLREHASTPPPSSDPGPSTHVLACRA
- the LOC130856069 gene encoding uncharacterized protein LOC130856069 isoform X1; protein product: MRVRRCKSRGRGHVRTLTPRARSSESTPSPPSWPRGVSAAAAPQEGRFGLIQGVKDRGAQVPAELSTPSGTSVCAANTGSVDTAWRTDRSQACRWANCYIFRCQIFPPSVPSTPWGWDPRPREGLGACWGRARRTLQTHSTTSSHTDNTHPAYMVTRTTPTPSTRSHGQHPPRRHGHTDSTHPADTVTRTAPTPSTWSHGQHPSRLRGHMDNTPPRLHSHPGHTWSTDPCSQPTSLWQRPCGVFAGRAVRAHLGRTGVLVAGDDRLPWVGVDAGPCRLPGQRLELALLRRACSGDSGAGVLPDPPFLCDCQLPGLPLPSGTRVHPTPILRPRPVHPRAGLQSLRQPPPANRDGHICALRVPYLQDRVQWRLLAVDQEKEDNGSRKEKGRGQEGTGTGHTA